The following are encoded together in the Pseudidiomarina andamanensis genome:
- a CDS encoding isopenicillin N synthase family dioxygenase, which produces MKSIPHIDMSLYGQNFDAFAQHVGEGYETNGFVALTKHGIDQQLIDNALDICRELFALPEDVKKQYHIPGGGGARGYTPFGTEIAKDAKHVDLKEFWHVGREIDGEPPFPQLTPNVWPQELPEFKAKILKLYDALDALGLRVLEALAVYLKQPRDFFNDKVNLGNSILRPLHYPPIIDEGTPSVRAGAHEDINVLTLLVGSREPGLEVLAKDGSWIPVTIIEGAIICNVGDMLQRLTNGVLPSTTHRVVNPPAPYSHKSRYSIPFFLHFNPDVMITPLESCISEENPNRFEPISSHDYLMERLREIGLVK; this is translated from the coding sequence ATGAAATCCATTCCGCATATTGATATGAGCTTGTATGGCCAAAACTTTGATGCTTTCGCACAACACGTTGGTGAAGGCTATGAAACCAATGGTTTTGTTGCATTAACCAAGCATGGTATTGACCAGCAGTTGATTGATAATGCGTTGGATATCTGCCGCGAATTATTTGCGCTTCCTGAAGACGTGAAAAAGCAGTATCACATTCCGGGTGGTGGCGGTGCGCGCGGCTATACGCCATTTGGTACTGAAATTGCGAAAGACGCGAAGCACGTTGATTTAAAAGAGTTTTGGCATGTGGGGCGTGAAATTGATGGTGAACCACCGTTCCCGCAACTCACACCGAATGTATGGCCACAAGAATTGCCAGAATTCAAAGCCAAAATTTTGAAGCTATATGACGCGTTAGATGCTTTGGGCCTTCGGGTTTTGGAAGCTTTAGCTGTTTACTTAAAACAGCCACGTGATTTCTTTAACGATAAAGTGAACTTAGGCAACTCAATTTTACGCCCACTTCACTACCCACCAATTATCGACGAAGGAACACCGTCAGTGCGCGCTGGCGCTCACGAAGACATTAACGTATTGACACTACTAGTCGGTTCGCGTGAGCCAGGCCTAGAAGTACTTGCCAAAGATGGCTCTTGGATTCCGGTAACTATCATTGAAGGCGCTATTATCTGTAATGTTGGCGATATGCTACAGCGTTTAACCAATGGTGTGTTGCCATCAACGACCCACCGCGTGGTCAACCCGCCAGCGCCATACAGTCACAAATCACGTTATTCGATTCCGTTCTTCTTGCACTTCAACCCAGACGTGATGATCACGCCGTTGGAGAGCTGTATTTCGGAAGAGAATCCGAATCGTTTTGAACCAATCAGTTCGCATGATTATTTGATGGAGCGTCTCCGCGAAATCGGCTTAGTGAAGTAA
- the argE gene encoding acetylornithine deacetylase codes for MYRELVAIPSVSCLDPSWDTSNKPVIDKLATWLECLGFQIDIHELDHQAGKFNLLAHYIPEGAESGGLMLAGHTDTVPWDEGRWTQDPFKLREDNGRLYGLGTADMKGFFAFVIEALRSTDLRQLKKPLYILATADEETTMAGARELDAFGHLKPDFAVIGEPTSMTPVVTHKGHMTEAVRITGKSGHSSNPAAGINAIEIMHDVITELRGIQKEFQQRYHDDAFEVPYPTLNFGAIHGGDAANRICACCELHIDMRPLPGMNISELYGLIDHRLAEVKARYPGAVCLEHMHEPVPGYRCDKDAEIVRLASELTGNAAQPANYCTEAPFVQALGCQTIVMGPGNIAQAHQPDEFIQIDEIAPAQNQLRALIRQVCM; via the coding sequence ATGTATCGCGAACTCGTCGCGATTCCTTCAGTATCCTGCCTCGACCCAAGTTGGGATACCAGTAACAAGCCCGTTATCGACAAACTGGCAACATGGCTCGAATGTCTCGGCTTTCAAATCGATATTCATGAACTAGACCACCAGGCTGGTAAATTTAATCTGCTTGCGCATTATATTCCCGAAGGCGCTGAATCTGGCGGCTTAATGTTGGCTGGACACACCGATACAGTGCCATGGGATGAAGGCCGCTGGACACAAGACCCATTTAAACTACGTGAAGACAACGGTCGCTTATATGGGCTAGGCACAGCTGATATGAAGGGCTTTTTTGCATTCGTGATTGAGGCATTGCGCAGCACTGACCTCCGCCAATTGAAAAAGCCATTGTATATTCTTGCCACCGCCGATGAAGAAACCACCATGGCAGGCGCCCGCGAACTTGACGCTTTTGGTCACTTGAAGCCTGATTTTGCAGTGATTGGCGAACCAACCTCGATGACCCCAGTGGTTACCCACAAAGGTCACATGACCGAAGCCGTGCGTATCACGGGTAAGTCAGGGCACAGCTCAAATCCTGCGGCTGGTATCAACGCCATTGAAATCATGCATGATGTCATAACTGAGCTGCGTGGCATTCAAAAAGAATTCCAACAGCGTTATCACGACGATGCATTCGAAGTACCCTACCCAACACTAAACTTCGGTGCCATTCATGGCGGTGACGCCGCGAATCGTATCTGTGCGTGCTGCGAGCTACATATCGATATGCGCCCGCTACCTGGTATGAATATTAGTGAGCTTTATGGTCTGATTGATCATCGTTTAGCTGAGGTGAAAGCGCGCTACCCCGGGGCTGTGTGCCTTGAGCACATGCATGAACCGGTACCCGGCTATCGCTGCGACAAAGATGCTGAAATTGTTCGGTTAGCAAGTGAGTTAACGGGTAATGCCGCACAACCGGCGAACTATTGCACCGAGGCTCCGTTTGTGCAAGCACTCGGCTGTCAAACTATCGTCATGGGCCCAGGCAATATTGCGCAGGCGCATCAACCTGATGAATTTATCCAAATAGATGAAATTGCGCCCGCACAAAATCAGCTACGGGCCCTTATTCGTCAGGTGTGCATGTAG
- the rnhB gene encoding ribonuclease HII: protein MRRKYHTASTGNNKTKSMICGTDEAGRGPIAGPVVAAAVILDPNNPIEGINDSKKLSEKKREALSAEIKEKALYWAIAQCDADEIDAINILQASLLAMKRAVEALPVQPEKVLVDGNKLPQLNVPAEAIVGGDALEACIGAASILAKVERDRQMLAWHELYPHYDFAKHKAYPTKAHLEALAEHGPCPVHRKSFGPVARMIAATCTPDE, encoded by the coding sequence ATGAGACGAAAGTATCATACCGCATCAACCGGCAACAACAAGACGAAAAGCATGATTTGTGGAACAGATGAAGCAGGCCGTGGGCCAATCGCAGGACCCGTGGTGGCTGCGGCGGTTATTCTAGACCCGAATAACCCAATTGAAGGCATTAATGATTCGAAGAAGTTGTCTGAGAAAAAACGCGAAGCCTTGAGTGCTGAAATAAAAGAAAAAGCGCTGTATTGGGCGATTGCACAGTGCGATGCCGATGAAATTGATGCCATTAATATTTTGCAGGCGTCATTATTGGCGATGAAGCGTGCTGTCGAGGCATTGCCAGTACAACCGGAAAAAGTACTGGTTGATGGTAACAAGCTGCCTCAACTGAACGTGCCAGCTGAGGCTATTGTTGGTGGTGATGCGCTTGAAGCTTGTATTGGTGCTGCATCTATTTTGGCGAAAGTCGAGCGAGACCGGCAAATGCTTGCGTGGCATGAGCTCTATCCACACTATGATTTCGCCAAACACAAGGCGTATCCAACAAAAGCTCATTTAGAGGCTTTAGCGGAGCACGGGCCATGTCCGGTTCATCGGAAAAGCTTTGGCCCCGTGGCTCGAATGATCGCGGCTACATGCACACCTGACGAATAA
- a CDS encoding AbgT family transporter: MSDSYESSTFLNRLLDKVEKVGNKLPDPAVMFFGLLIIVWVFSYLLSGIEFDAVHPLTGENVGITNLLAGDQMANFLANMVGTFMGFAPLGVVLVAMLGVGVAERSGFINVAIKLMLNVTPKMLLTPVLILVAIVSHTAVDAGYVLVIPLGGVIFYAAGRHPLAGIAAAFAGVSGGFSANFVPSAIDPLLQGFTQSAAQILDPAIQLNPLNNYFFTAASAIVVVIVGWYLTDRVIEPRLQRTATIDGDQEDMPALDDVTPRDRKAFYAGVLTMVAGLVGLYFAASAENTPLADATGELASFTAPLMQMIVPLIFLLFIIPGIVHGFISGSFKSSQDVIKAMSKSMEDMAYYMVMAFFCALFIKAFGDSNLGTLLSIKGAQFLSSLQLSGGVTMVGMIILVAFINLFIGSASAKWALISPIFVPMLMQLGYSPDLTQAAYRVGDSISNIITPLLPYFPLVVLYCQRYVKGTGIGSLVAMMLPFTMTLLVVWSAFLIIYWMIGIPLGFQANYVYPAG; this comes from the coding sequence ATGAGTGATTCTTACGAATCATCGACTTTTCTCAATCGCTTGCTGGATAAGGTTGAAAAAGTCGGTAACAAACTTCCTGATCCAGCGGTGATGTTTTTTGGTCTTTTAATCATCGTATGGGTTTTCAGCTATCTGCTTTCTGGCATTGAATTTGATGCTGTTCATCCGCTTACTGGCGAAAATGTTGGCATTACAAATTTGCTGGCTGGTGACCAAATGGCGAATTTCTTAGCCAATATGGTTGGCACCTTCATGGGCTTCGCCCCTTTAGGAGTTGTGCTTGTAGCGATGTTAGGTGTCGGGGTTGCTGAGCGAAGTGGCTTTATTAACGTTGCTATAAAATTGATGCTCAATGTCACGCCGAAAATGTTATTAACCCCGGTACTGATTCTTGTAGCTATCGTGAGTCATACCGCGGTTGACGCTGGTTATGTTCTGGTGATTCCATTAGGCGGTGTGATTTTCTATGCTGCCGGTCGTCACCCATTAGCGGGTATTGCGGCCGCATTTGCCGGTGTTTCCGGTGGTTTCAGTGCCAACTTCGTACCTTCAGCAATTGATCCGTTGCTACAAGGTTTTACACAAAGCGCAGCACAAATTCTTGACCCAGCAATTCAACTCAATCCGTTGAATAACTACTTCTTTACTGCTGCTTCAGCAATTGTTGTCGTGATTGTCGGTTGGTACCTCACAGACCGTGTTATTGAACCACGCTTGCAGCGCACGGCAACTATTGATGGCGACCAAGAAGACATGCCGGCGCTTGATGATGTGACGCCTCGTGATCGTAAAGCGTTCTATGCTGGTGTTTTAACTATGGTGGCGGGACTTGTTGGTTTGTATTTCGCTGCTTCGGCCGAAAATACGCCACTTGCTGATGCTACTGGCGAGCTTGCATCATTTACAGCACCGCTCATGCAAATGATCGTGCCACTTATCTTCTTACTATTTATCATTCCAGGCATCGTGCATGGTTTCATTTCTGGTAGCTTCAAGAGCTCACAAGATGTCATTAAGGCTATGTCGAAATCAATGGAAGATATGGCTTATTATATGGTCATGGCATTTTTCTGTGCCTTGTTCATTAAAGCCTTCGGTGATTCAAACCTCGGTACCCTGTTGTCCATTAAAGGCGCGCAGTTCTTAAGCTCGCTGCAATTGAGCGGCGGCGTAACCATGGTGGGTATGATTATCTTAGTGGCATTCATCAACCTGTTTATTGGTTCCGCGTCTGCTAAATGGGCGTTGATTTCACCAATTTTCGTACCAATGCTGATGCAGTTGGGTTACTCACCTGATTTGACCCAAGCTGCGTACCGCGTCGGTGACTCAATTAGTAATATCATCACGCCATTGTTGCCATACTTCCCGTTAGTGGTGTTGTATTGCCAGCGTTACGTTAAAGGCACGGGCATCGGCTCACTGGTCGCTATGATGTTGCCATTTACAATGACGTTGCTGGTGGTGTGGTCAGCCTTTTTAATTATCTATTGGATGATTGGTATTCCGCTTGGTTTCCAAGCAAACTACGTGTACCCAGCAGGCTAA